A region of Candidatus Defluviilinea gracilis DNA encodes the following proteins:
- a CDS encoding LysM peptidoglycan-binding domain-containing protein — protein sequence MLQEPSPQKSQVCPTCGTRLSENATRCLVCGTELTAKAATKAKKAETVVQASRMPEITLSLPAALAAIVIVLAIGAVAIYALLQSGATGASLVTPTAEGTTTATATITPTVTELPTGTPIPTETPLPPFDYTVRQGETCGVIAATFKVSVQSIIITNQLSSECLISVGQPLKIPYPTATPAPPPTNIPNEATQTFQACETALYTVQANDTLSTISLNYNVPQDAIKFYNGLASDNVLLGTTLVIPLCARFATPGPTPTATLPPPYPAPSLLLPANGAAFTLANDVVTLQWASVGTLRDNERYQVIIEDVTTGELRITEYVTDTKFIVPTSFRPNDNLAHLIQWWVTTVRQNGVDEQGQPVWVSAGAVSEKRGFTWVGVAVQGTPNP from the coding sequence ATGCTTCAAGAACCTTCACCCCAAAAATCACAAGTCTGCCCCACCTGCGGAACGCGCTTAAGTGAAAACGCCACGCGTTGTCTCGTGTGCGGGACAGAACTCACCGCCAAAGCCGCAACCAAAGCCAAGAAAGCCGAAACGGTTGTTCAAGCCAGCCGCATGCCTGAGATCACGCTCAGCCTGCCCGCCGCGCTTGCCGCGATTGTCATTGTGCTGGCGATCGGCGCTGTCGCAATCTATGCCCTGTTGCAATCCGGCGCGACCGGCGCATCGCTTGTGACTCCGACAGCCGAAGGCACAACGACCGCCACCGCAACCATCACGCCCACAGTGACGGAACTCCCAACGGGAACGCCCATCCCGACTGAAACACCCCTGCCGCCATTCGACTACACCGTGCGTCAGGGTGAAACCTGCGGCGTCATTGCGGCAACGTTCAAGGTTTCAGTGCAAAGTATTATTATCACCAACCAACTATCATCGGAATGTTTGATTTCGGTTGGGCAACCCTTGAAAATTCCCTACCCAACGGCAACGCCCGCGCCGCCGCCTACCAATATTCCAAACGAAGCAACGCAAACCTTCCAAGCCTGCGAAACGGCTCTCTACACCGTGCAGGCAAACGACACCCTTTCAACGATCTCCCTCAACTACAACGTCCCACAGGATGCGATCAAATTTTACAACGGACTGGCATCGGACAATGTATTACTTGGGACAACCCTGGTGATCCCCTTATGCGCCCGATTCGCCACACCGGGACCCACTCCTACTGCGACGCTTCCGCCTCCTTATCCCGCCCCGAGCCTGCTCCTCCCCGCCAACGGCGCGGCGTTCACCCTTGCCAACGATGTGGTCACCTTGCAGTGGGCGTCTGTGGGAACATTGCGCGATAACGAACGATATCAGGTCATCATCGAAGATGTGACCACAGGCGAATTGCGCATCACCGAATATGTGACGGATACGAAATTCATCGTTCCCACATCCTTCCGCCCGAACGATAATCTTGCACACTTGATCCAATGGTGGGTAACAACCGTCCGCCAGAACGGCGTGGACGAGCAAGGTCAGCCCGTGTGGGTTTCGGCTGGTGCGGTTAGCGAGAAACGCGGGTTTACGTGGGTTGGCGTGGCGGTGCAGGGAACGCCGAATCCGTAA
- a CDS encoding type II toxin-antitoxin system HicA family toxin → MNSRDVITKLKADGWSLVHVRGSHHHFKHPVKPGRVTVPHPKRDLPIGTLRSIYRQAGWSWSEKK, encoded by the coding sequence ATGAACAGTCGGGATGTTATCACAAAACTCAAAGCAGACGGCTGGTCACTTGTGCATGTGCGCGGCAGTCACCATCATTTCAAACATCCCGTAAAACCTGGCAGGGTGACTGTTCCGCACCCGAAAAGAGATTTGCCAATCGGAACCCTTCGCAGTATTTACCGTCAGGCAGGTTGGTCCTGGTCAGAGAAAAAGTGA
- a CDS encoding bifunctional metallophosphatase/5'-nucleotidase has protein sequence MKRSVRMLVVFLLVGLILMPAQTLAQASNLAGVGLLDDFNRANGVLNGNWSGNRSKYRILNNQLYVNSNASNADIYWKTALGVDQEAYVTFVDVKDTATEQNLLLKAQSNRTWGDGVIEVLYDANQHMVQVWTWEWPKGWVKYGGDMPATFADGDTFSARAYGNGFVEVYQNDTLLGARDITAWPHYAKGGYVGLWFIGGRGAILDDFGGGTIIDPPYQLVDLQLLAFNDYHGYLETSGNPGPGNVGSDPAGGGEFLSAKLTQLRAGNANSLTVAAGDLIGGSPFLSGMFHDEPSVETLNAMGLDVSSVGNHEFDEGVVELLRMQNGGCHPVDGCYFPSDPYPGANFNWLAANVVNDVTGETPLPPYWIDEIDGVKVGFIGMTLEATNTLVSQSGINGWTFLDEADTANALVPELQAQGVEAIVVLMHEGGSQTPPPGAVNACVGISGPVVQINNLLDPAIDVVVTGHTHLPYNCLLNDPNGNPRIVTSAYSFGRVVSEINLVLDHRTGDIRRDLSSATNHAVVRAQLTADAAITAIINKWKVISDPIGKAQVGTITADIRRAFNGAAEDRGSESNAGNMIADAQLFATQVNGAQIAFMNPGGIRSDLIFAKSGAEAVDGIVTYSEAFTFQPFSNVLMTMPMTGAQVQSVLEDQCQPAGSSRPFLHLGVSVGFSYDLSKTFGLVDHDNNPTTAPINSCTSITVSNIMLNGVPLNPADTYMVTVNQFLADGGDNFVTFRDIDPSLRIGGGIDLDELIAYFAANSPVSPPGTNRANELP, from the coding sequence ATGAAACGATCAGTTCGTATGTTAGTTGTATTCCTATTAGTGGGATTGATCCTGATGCCAGCCCAAACCTTGGCGCAGGCATCGAATCTGGCAGGCGTGGGTCTGCTGGACGACTTCAACCGGGCGAACGGGGTATTAAACGGAAATTGGTCTGGCAACCGATCGAAGTATCGCATCTTGAATAACCAGTTGTACGTCAATAGCAACGCGTCGAATGCGGATATTTACTGGAAGACCGCACTTGGCGTCGACCAGGAAGCCTACGTTACATTCGTCGATGTGAAAGACACCGCCACCGAACAAAACCTCCTGCTCAAAGCGCAAAGCAACCGCACGTGGGGCGATGGCGTCATTGAAGTCCTGTATGACGCGAATCAGCACATGGTACAAGTGTGGACGTGGGAGTGGCCCAAAGGCTGGGTCAAATATGGCGGAGATATGCCCGCCACCTTCGCGGACGGCGACACCTTCAGCGCTCGCGCTTATGGCAACGGGTTTGTCGAAGTCTATCAAAACGATACCTTGTTGGGCGCGCGCGATATCACAGCCTGGCCCCATTACGCCAAAGGCGGATATGTCGGTCTGTGGTTCATCGGCGGGCGCGGAGCCATCCTCGATGATTTCGGCGGCGGGACGATCATCGATCCTCCGTACCAGCTTGTCGACCTCCAATTGCTCGCTTTCAACGACTATCACGGGTACCTCGAGACCTCTGGCAACCCGGGACCCGGCAACGTGGGTAGCGACCCGGCTGGCGGCGGCGAATTCCTTTCCGCGAAACTTACCCAACTCCGCGCGGGGAATGCAAACAGCCTCACCGTGGCGGCAGGCGACTTGATCGGCGGTTCGCCCTTCCTCTCCGGCATGTTCCACGATGAGCCATCCGTCGAAACGTTGAATGCCATGGGGCTGGATGTCTCCAGCGTCGGTAATCACGAATTCGATGAAGGCGTGGTGGAACTCCTGCGTATGCAAAACGGCGGCTGTCACCCAGTGGACGGTTGTTACTTCCCCAGTGACCCGTACCCCGGCGCAAACTTCAATTGGCTCGCCGCGAACGTCGTCAACGATGTGACCGGTGAAACGCCCCTGCCTCCGTACTGGATCGATGAGATCGACGGCGTGAAAGTCGGCTTCATCGGCATGACCCTCGAAGCAACCAACACGCTTGTGTCGCAATCCGGCATCAATGGCTGGACCTTCCTCGATGAGGCAGATACCGCCAACGCGCTCGTTCCCGAGTTACAGGCGCAAGGCGTCGAAGCGATTGTGGTGCTCATGCACGAAGGCGGCTCGCAAACGCCTCCTCCGGGCGCGGTTAATGCTTGTGTCGGCATCAGCGGGCCCGTTGTGCAGATCAACAACCTGCTCGACCCCGCCATCGACGTGGTGGTCACAGGACACACGCACCTCCCGTATAACTGTCTGCTCAACGACCCGAATGGGAATCCCCGTATTGTGACGAGCGCGTACTCGTTTGGTCGCGTGGTCTCTGAGATTAACCTCGTTCTTGACCACCGCACAGGCGACATCCGCCGCGACCTCAGCTCCGCCACCAACCATGCCGTCGTTCGCGCGCAATTGACGGCTGATGCCGCCATCACCGCCATCATCAACAAGTGGAAGGTGATCAGCGACCCGATCGGCAAAGCGCAAGTGGGCACGATCACGGCTGATATCCGTCGCGCCTTCAACGGCGCCGCCGAAGATCGCGGCTCCGAGTCGAACGCGGGCAACATGATCGCCGATGCCCAACTCTTTGCAACCCAAGTTAATGGCGCGCAGATCGCGTTCATGAACCCGGGCGGCATCCGCTCCGATTTGATCTTCGCCAAGTCCGGCGCAGAGGCGGTGGATGGTATCGTCACCTACTCGGAAGCGTTCACCTTCCAGCCTTTCAGTAACGTCCTGATGACGATGCCCATGACCGGCGCTCAAGTTCAATCGGTGCTTGAAGATCAGTGCCAGCCTGCCGGCTCGAGCCGTCCGTTCCTGCACCTCGGCGTATCGGTCGGGTTCAGTTACGATCTCTCCAAGACATTTGGCTTGGTGGATCACGACAACAACCCCACGACGGCGCCGATCAACTCGTGCACCTCGATCACGGTCTCGAACATCATGTTGAATGGCGTCCCGCTCAACCCGGCGGATACGTATATGGTAACGGTCAACCAGTTCCTTGCCGACGGCGGCGATAACTTCGTCACCTTCCGCGATATCGACCCGTCCCTGCGTATCGGCGGCGGTATCGACCTCGATGAGTTGATCGCCTACTTTGCGGCGAACAGCCCGGTCTCCCCTCCGGGAACGAATCGAGCCAACGAACTGCCGTAA
- a CDS encoding class I SAM-dependent methyltransferase codes for MDIRTYNREAWNREVESNNRWTQPVTHEVIEQAKRGEFQVLLTENIPTPHRWFPPLNGADVLCLASGGGQQGPIFAALGANVTVFDNSPAQLKQDTLVAEREGLTLKTIEGDAADLSMFPDESFDLIFNPVSTVFMQDVRVVWRECYRVLRHGGILLTGSMNPVHYIFDLYKMDEGILEVAHSIPYSDMTSLSKEDLDEYLAKGLPLEFGHSLTDLLGGQCAAGFVITDLYEDVMSDSPLGKFHPNYIATRAMKG; via the coding sequence ATGGACATCCGCACCTACAATCGCGAGGCATGGAACCGCGAAGTCGAATCGAACAACCGCTGGACTCAGCCCGTGACTCACGAAGTCATCGAACAAGCAAAACGCGGCGAGTTCCAAGTTTTGCTCACGGAAAATATTCCAACTCCGCATCGCTGGTTTCCTCCCCTCAATGGCGCGGACGTGTTATGCCTCGCCAGCGGAGGCGGTCAGCAGGGACCCATCTTCGCCGCGCTCGGCGCGAACGTGACCGTCTTCGACAACTCCCCTGCCCAACTCAAGCAAGACACGCTCGTCGCCGAACGCGAAGGCTTGACTCTCAAAACCATCGAAGGTGACGCGGCGGATTTATCCATGTTCCCCGATGAATCATTCGACTTGATCTTCAATCCCGTTTCGACGGTGTTCATGCAAGATGTCCGCGTGGTGTGGCGCGAATGTTATCGCGTTCTCCGTCACGGCGGGATTTTGTTGACAGGCTCGATGAATCCCGTCCACTACATTTTCGACCTGTACAAAATGGACGAGGGCATCCTCGAAGTCGCGCACTCGATCCCCTATTCAGACATGACCAGCCTCTCGAAAGAGGACTTGGACGAATATCTCGCCAAAGGTCTGCCTCTCGAATTCGGTCACTCGCTGACGGATTTGCTCGGCGGACAATGCGCGGCGGGATTCGTCATCACCGACCTGTACGAAGACGTGATGTCCGATTCGCCGCTGGGGAAATTTCATCCCAACTACATTGCCACGCGGGCGATGAAGGGATAA
- the mfd gene encoding transcription-repair coupling factor encodes MLSILNSIRSLPQYQNLLSQLKAGKQIAGLGLPRAARLPVLAALLEDIGQPILFITDRADHALSMFDELGFWVKSPRYHFAEPNPLFYEQAAWGVTTRRDRLQALTALSTYHLPFTPKPEAPPVFVTSIRSLMTRTMPRRDFLKACKKLSVNQTIQPDSLLRSWAEIGYQRVNTVLEPGQFSSRGGILDIWATAETMPVRLDFFGDEIETIRRFDPASQRTIEKLDSVLVTPAREYLVRHDPSAVQLLTEQSNEEQSAVQLRIEREDNISEFHIPLLHLQPATLLDYLPQKAIVLIDDLSIIESMAEEVEAQAVKFRQESIAEETLSAEFPLPYVPWSELYDGVQGGLVELGYSAREEVGEQRLETGDFEESLASRFGHDERFGGRLKNFVDYVAGLISKKESVIVVSRQAKRLEELWGEANQPDPSNEPPLFIESSLSEGFVLNLQSSNSPILDSQLPITNYESLPRLHLITDSEIFGWERPQPRTRQRPVAETPESVYADLNVGDYVVHIDHGVGRFGGLVQRELDNHAREFLAVEYDGGGQLFVPVHQADRLTRYVGAEGAAPALDRLGGQEWHEKKGRVKAAVLEVAQEMLDLYARRHVALGYSFKPDTAWQKELEDSFPYVETEDQLRALNDIKRDMESSRPMDRLLCGDVGYGKTEVALRAAFKAVMDGKQVAILVPTTVLAQQHYETFLQRLAAFPVKVEMLSRFRTPREQTTILHGLAIGEIDIVVGTHRLISGDVQFKELGLVVIDEEQRFGVTHKEHLKKLRTEVDVLTLTATPIPRTLYMALTGVRDISNLNTPPEERLPIVTHVGPYSPKLVRQAILRELERGGQIFFVHNRVQTIDAMRAHLNQLVPEANVDIGHGQMPENQLSEVMHRFNNGDTDILLSTTIIESGLDIPNANTLIVDRADTFGLAQLYQLRGRVGRGAARLLLLFSPQQADPHRGRSTAARSDRRKHATRRGLFDRHARP; translated from the coding sequence ATGCTCTCCATCCTCAACTCCATCCGTTCGCTCCCACAATATCAGAATCTTCTTTCCCAACTCAAAGCGGGGAAACAAATCGCTGGGCTGGGACTTCCGCGCGCGGCACGATTGCCTGTGCTTGCGGCGTTGCTGGAGGATATTGGGCAACCAATCCTCTTCATCACCGATCGCGCCGACCACGCGTTGTCCATGTTCGATGAGTTGGGATTTTGGGTCAAGTCGCCGCGTTATCATTTTGCGGAGCCGAATCCGTTGTTTTACGAGCAAGCCGCGTGGGGCGTGACCACTCGCCGCGACCGCCTGCAAGCGTTGACCGCACTTTCCACTTACCATTTACCATTTACTCCAAAACCCGAAGCCCCTCCCGTGTTCGTGACCTCCATTCGCTCGTTGATGACGCGCACGATGCCGCGGCGCGACTTCCTCAAGGCGTGCAAGAAGTTATCGGTCAATCAAACCATTCAACCCGATTCGCTCTTGCGGAGTTGGGCAGAGATCGGCTACCAGCGCGTCAACACCGTGCTGGAGCCTGGACAATTCTCCAGCAGGGGAGGGATTCTCGACATCTGGGCAACTGCCGAGACGATGCCTGTCCGTTTGGATTTCTTCGGCGACGAGATCGAAACGATTCGCAGATTCGACCCCGCCTCCCAGCGCACGATTGAAAAATTGGATTCGGTCCTCGTCACGCCCGCGCGGGAATATTTGGTTCGTCACGATCCGTCAGCAGTTCAACTGCTGACGGAACAATCGAACGAAGAGCAATCCGCAGTTCAACTGCGGATTGAACGGGAAGATAATATTTCCGAATTCCACATCCCTCTTCTTCATTTACAACCCGCGACGTTGCTCGATTATCTCCCTCAAAAAGCCATCGTGTTGATTGACGACCTGTCCATCATCGAATCGATGGCGGAGGAGGTCGAGGCGCAGGCGGTCAAGTTCAGGCAGGAGAGTATCGCGGAAGAGACGTTGTCCGCTGAGTTCCCGTTGCCGTATGTTCCGTGGTCGGAGTTGTACGATGGCGTGCAGGGTGGGTTGGTGGAGTTGGGCTACTCTGCGAGGGAAGAGGTTGGAGAGCAGAGACTAGAGACTGGAGACTTTGAGGAGTCTTTGGCTTCTCGCTTTGGTCATGACGAAAGATTCGGGGGGAGGCTGAAGAATTTTGTTGACTATGTTGCGGGATTGATCTCGAAAAAGGAATCCGTCATCGTCGTGTCGCGGCAGGCTAAAAGGTTGGAGGAACTTTGGGGAGAGGCGAACCAGCCCGACCCGTCGAATGAACCGCCGCTCTTTATCGAGTCATCTTTATCAGAGGGATTCGTCCTCAATCTCCAATCCTCTAATTCTCCAATTCTCGACTCGCAATTACCAATTACTAATTACGAATCTTTACCACGACTTCACTTGATAACCGATTCGGAGATCTTCGGCTGGGAACGCCCTCAACCCCGCACGCGCCAGCGACCTGTTGCCGAGACTCCCGAATCGGTGTATGCCGATTTGAACGTGGGCGATTATGTGGTGCACATTGATCACGGCGTCGGGCGGTTTGGCGGATTGGTGCAACGCGAGTTGGATAATCACGCGCGCGAATTTCTCGCGGTGGAATATGACGGCGGCGGGCAGTTGTTCGTGCCTGTGCATCAAGCGGATCGGTTGACGCGTTATGTGGGCGCGGAGGGCGCGGCGCCCGCGTTGGATCGTTTGGGCGGGCAGGAGTGGCACGAGAAAAAAGGACGCGTGAAAGCCGCGGTGTTGGAAGTGGCGCAAGAGATGTTGGACTTGTACGCGCGCCGTCATGTGGCGCTGGGATATTCTTTCAAGCCCGATACCGCGTGGCAAAAAGAATTGGAAGATTCTTTTCCGTATGTGGAGACCGAGGATCAACTGCGCGCGTTGAACGACATCAAGCGCGATATGGAATCGTCGCGCCCGATGGATCGTTTGTTGTGCGGCGATGTTGGTTATGGAAAAACCGAAGTGGCGTTACGCGCCGCGTTCAAAGCCGTGATGGACGGCAAGCAAGTAGCGATCCTTGTGCCAACGACTGTATTGGCGCAACAACATTACGAAACATTTTTGCAGAGGCTCGCCGCGTTCCCTGTGAAAGTAGAAATGCTTTCGCGCTTCCGCACGCCGCGCGAGCAAACAACAATTCTGCACGGACTCGCCATCGGCGAAATTGATATCGTTGTCGGCACGCATCGTTTGATCTCTGGCGATGTGCAATTCAAAGAACTCGGCTTGGTCGTCATTGACGAAGAGCAACGCTTCGGCGTCACACACAAGGAGCATCTCAAAAAACTCCGCACCGAAGTGGACGTGTTGACTCTCACCGCCACGCCGATCCCGCGCACGTTGTACATGGCGCTCACGGGCGTGCGCGACATTTCGAATCTCAACACGCCGCCCGAGGAGCGACTGCCCATCGTCACGCATGTCGGTCCGTATTCGCCGAAACTTGTGCGGCAGGCGATCCTGCGCGAACTCGAACGCGGCGGACAAATTTTCTTTGTGCATAACCGCGTCCAGACCATCGACGCGATGCGCGCGCATCTCAATCAACTCGTCCCCGAAGCGAACGTGGATATCGGTCACGGGCAGATGCCAGAGAATCAACTCTCGGAAGTGATGCATCGCTTCAACAACGGCGATACCGATATTTTATTGTCAACGACGATCATCGAATCGGGATTGGACATCCCCAACGCGAACACGCTCATCGTGGACCGCGCCGACACCTTCGGCTTGGCTCAACTCTATCAACTACGCGGTCGTGTCGGACGTGGAGCTGCGCGCCTACTCCTACTTTTTTCGCCACAACAAGCTGACCCCCACCGTGGACGGTCAACAGCGGCTCGAAGTGATCGCCGAAAACACGCAACTCGGCGCGGGCTATTCGATCGCCATGCGCGACCTTGA
- a CDS encoding type II toxin-antitoxin system HicB family antitoxin — protein sequence MRYPVVIHKDPNSDYGVTVPDVAGCFSAGATLDEALSEVVEAIEAHLEGMLIDGEAIPTPQTIEYHQNNPDYADGVWAVVSVDAAKLSGKSKRVNITLPERVLNLMDKFASDNGETRSGLITQATLEYIASHEGTAE from the coding sequence ATGCGCTATCCAGTTGTTATTCACAAAGACCCTAACAGCGATTACGGCGTGACCGTTCCAGATGTGGCGGGATGCTTTAGCGCGGGCGCAACCCTCGATGAAGCATTATCGGAAGTTGTCGAAGCCATCGAGGCACATTTAGAAGGTATGCTAATTGACGGGGAAGCCATACCCACGCCTCAAACCATCGAATATCATCAGAACAACCCCGACTATGCCGACGGCGTTTGGGCGGTCGTTTCAGTGGACGCGGCGAAACTTTCGGGCAAGTCGAAGCGGGTAAATATTACGTTGCCCGAACGAGTGTTGAACTTGATGGATAAATTCGCCTCCGACAATGGAGAAACCCGCTCAGGGTTAATCACTCAAGCGACTCTCGAATACATTGCGTCGCATGAGGGAACTGCGGAATAA
- a CDS encoding aminoacyl-tRNA hydrolase, giving the protein MTDPYLLIGLGNPGREYANTRHNFGFMAIDRLAVRLNARGMKVQSKAIVMDSKYEDHKLILAKPQTYMNLSGQSVQGLAHFYKIPNENLMILSDDLDLPFGTIRIRASGGPGGQRGLSSILEKLGTKDIPRMRLGIGRPPGRMDPADYVLQNFSRDDLKSLSELLDRAADAALEFVVNGLNAAMNKFNGDARD; this is encoded by the coding sequence ATGACAGACCCCTACCTCCTCATCGGACTCGGCAACCCAGGACGTGAATACGCCAACACACGTCACAACTTTGGCTTCATGGCAATTGACCGTCTCGCAGTGCGACTCAACGCGCGCGGCATGAAAGTCCAATCGAAAGCCATCGTGATGGATTCAAAATATGAGGATCACAAACTCATCCTCGCCAAGCCGCAGACGTACATGAATCTCTCAGGTCAATCGGTGCAGGGACTGGCTCACTTCTATAAGATTCCCAACGAAAACCTAATGATCCTCTCCGATGATCTCGATCTGCCCTTCGGCACCATCCGCATCCGCGCCTCGGGCGGACCTGGCGGACAGCGCGGCTTGTCGTCCATTTTGGAAAAACTCGGCACGAAAGATATTCCCCGCATGAGACTCGGCATCGGTCGCCCGCCTGGTCGCATGGACCCCGCCGATTACGTCCTGCAAAACTTTTCGCGCGACGACTTGAAATCCCTCTCCGAACTCCTCGACCGCGCCGCCGACGCCGCGCTTGAGTTTGTGGTGAATGGTTTGAATGCGGCGATGAATAAATTTAATGGTGACGCAAGAGATTAG
- a CDS encoding SpoIIE family protein phosphatase: MDHGVEQKTIQLAGGDNILFYTDGLTESFNNESEFWRSATHRRLVDKSLPRLQIFDAVEKRCSILFKICLLPMI, from the coding sequence ATGGATCATGGCGTCGAACAGAAGACCATCCAACTGGCGGGCGGTGATAACATCCTTTTCTATACTGATGGCTTGACCGAATCGTTCAATAACGAAAGCGAATTTTGGAGAAGCGCGACTCATCGACGCCTTGTTGACAAATCTCTGCCTCGGCTTCAGATTTTCGACGCGGTGGAAAAGCGCTGCTCGATTTTATTCAAGATATGCCTCCTGCCGATGATTTAA
- a CDS encoding acetyl ornithine aminotransferase family protein, translating into MKKLNLPGPKAKAMLERDQKVVSSSYPRAYPLVMDHGKGVEVWDADGNRFIDMMAGIAVLSTGHSHPKVVKAVKDAAENFLHISSDFYHEGWVRLSEKLDEIAPFEEHAKTFLTNSGTEAVETAIKLAKYHTKRHNFIGFFGAFHGRTMGSVSFTASKPHYHRGFYPLMPGVTHVPFPDEYRPILHRKMGEDYGETCVRFIEEEIIAHNVPGDEIAGVLVEPIQGEGGYVVPPDGFFPALRKLCDKYGILLIVDEVQSGMGRTGKWWAIEHWDVEPDIVVSAKGIASGLPLGACIARESVMTWPKGTHGNTYGGNPIACAASLATIDLLEEKYLANAAEVGDYMKDALEEIQARHTSIGDVRGKGLMIGVEFVKDKNTKEPNEEIRNMIEHTAFEHGLLTLGCGRSTMRFAPPLCITKKEADEGLTIFEEAVTMAEKEQGLR; encoded by the coding sequence ATGAAAAAATTGAATCTGCCTGGTCCGAAAGCCAAGGCAATGCTGGAGAGAGACCAGAAGGTCGTCTCATCGTCGTACCCGCGCGCGTATCCGCTGGTGATGGATCACGGCAAAGGCGTGGAAGTATGGGACGCCGACGGCAACCGCTTCATTGATATGATGGCGGGCATTGCGGTGTTATCCACGGGACATTCACACCCGAAAGTTGTCAAAGCGGTGAAGGACGCCGCCGAAAATTTTCTGCACATCTCGTCCGACTTTTATCACGAGGGTTGGGTGCGCCTAAGCGAAAAACTGGACGAGATCGCGCCGTTTGAAGAACATGCAAAAACATTTCTCACCAATTCGGGGACCGAAGCAGTGGAGACCGCGATCAAACTGGCAAAGTATCACACCAAGCGGCACAACTTCATCGGTTTCTTCGGCGCGTTCCACGGACGCACGATGGGGTCGGTATCGTTCACCGCCAGCAAGCCGCATTATCATCGCGGGTTTTATCCGCTCATGCCTGGCGTGACGCATGTGCCATTTCCCGATGAATATCGACCGATCCTGCACCGCAAGATGGGCGAGGATTACGGCGAAACTTGCGTGCGCTTCATCGAAGAGGAGATCATCGCGCACAATGTGCCCGGCGATGAGATCGCCGGCGTTCTCGTGGAGCCGATCCAGGGCGAGGGCGGTTACGTCGTCCCACCGGATGGATTTTTCCCCGCGTTGCGGAAGTTGTGCGATAAATATGGAATCCTGCTCATCGTGGACGAGGTGCAAAGCGGCATGGGGCGCACGGGTAAATGGTGGGCAATCGAACACTGGGATGTGGAACCGGACATCGTTGTCTCCGCAAAGGGAATCGCTTCGGGTCTGCCGCTGGGCGCGTGTATTGCGCGCGAATCAGTAATGACGTGGCCCAAAGGGACTCACGGCAACACGTATGGCGGGAACCCCATCGCTTGCGCCGCGTCGCTTGCAACCATTGATCTGCTCGAAGAAAAATACCTCGCCAACGCGGCGGAGGTGGGCGACTACATGAAAGACGCGCTGGAAGAAATTCAGGCTCGGCACACGTCCATTGGCGATGTGCGCGGCAAGGGGCTAATGATCGGCGTGGAGTTCGTGAAAGACAAGAATACGAAAGAACCCAACGAGGAAATCCGCAACATGATCGAGCATACCGCCTTCGAACATGGCTTGCTCACGCTCGGGTGCGGCAGGTCCACCATGCGCTTTGCGCCGCCGTTGTGCATCACCAAGAAGGAGGCAGATGAGGGACTTACCATCTTCGAGGAAGCCGTAACGATGGCGGAGAAAGAACAGGGGTTAAGGTAA
- a CDS encoding SpoIIE family protein phosphatase — translation MIPDTRQGCSVTAIYAVLDTASNELTDVNAGHNPPIWGKQDGSIEKLTRTAIALGV, via the coding sequence TTGATTCCCGATACGCGCCAGGGATGCTCCGTCACGGCGATTTATGCGGTGCTGGATACCGCCAGCAACGAATTAACCGATGTCAACGCGGGGCACAACCCGCCGATCTGGGGAAAACAGGATGGCTCGATCGAAAAACTTACCCGAACTGCCATTGCCCTCGGCGTTTGA